Within Tenebrio molitor chromosome 3, icTenMoli1.1, whole genome shotgun sequence, the genomic segment GGATGACACAAAAGGTCTCAGTGCTGGGACGTGGTATTTGCCTAGGGGACGCTCCAGGTCATCTACCTCAGCCACCACATAGGCGACAGGGCCTTTCTTTTCTCTCGTTGTGTGATTCTTCTTGGCTGGTGTTACCAACCGGCTCGCGTATTCCACAGGTCTTTTGTCCGGACCCTCCCCCTACAGTTGACGTGTCCCCAATGCATAGGAGCTGGCATCCGTTTTCGATCTCTGGATCCTCTTCTCAAGGACTGCCCGCCGCTGAGGGGATATCCGATACGGGGTGGTAGCAATGGGGCGGTCATCGATCAAGGTTATGCGGCGTTCCGCGTATGGTGTGGGTTCATCGCTCTTCTCGAGCACTTCTTTGTGGGAATCAAGCAGTCGAACAAATTGTTCTTTCTGAACTTCGTCCAGCTCAGTACCCTCGTCAGATCGCAGTGGCTCCAATTCAGCAGAGCTTGCCGTCAGGGAGACTTCCTTTTCACTGACTAAAGTTCGCTGGTTTCTGAAACGCCACTGCATCCTTGGAAAGTCCAAAATAACGTCAGCCGCTTTGATGAAGTCCATACCCAGCAGAGTCTTGCCTCAGCTGTGTTCAGGTATGGCTATAACAGAAGTGTGTATACTATTCGACCGTTCACTTGTACCTGTACTTTGTAGACTTCGGTGGCTATCTTCACAGGTTCTCCATCCGCCATCGTTAACTCTTGCGTCAACCTGGTGAACGGCGCTTTTATCCGCTTCAGATGCTCGTACAGGTTATGTCCGGCTATACTACGGCTGGCTCCCGATTCCACATAAGCCAGACCTTCTTTTCCGGCGTGAACGCCCTGCAGACATCACCTACACCTACAGTCAGTATTTCGGCCGTGGTTGAGTTCCTCTGAGGGCGCTCGTTCGGGCACTGCGAGCGCACGTGTCAGGGTGGCGACAcccaaaacaaattgtttgcCCTGGAGTTGTTCGCGTCGTAGACGCCTGGCGTGCCGGAGTGGTTTCTTGACTCTTCGCGAGCTTCCGACACTCCTTTTCTGTGTGTCCAAGTCCATGGGCTCCACAGTATGAACACTTCGGGCGGATCTTGGTTGCTTTTTCGATCTCTGGGATTTCTTCCTCTTTCAGGGCGTCCTCAGCTCCTCTCGCCTTCGCGATAAACGTCTCGAAGTTGTTCAGTTCGTCGCGGAGAACCAACCTTCGGATTTTGTTGCTGAGAAGCCCATTGATCTTGTCGATCTGGTGGACCTCGTGAAGGGGAGGAATAATTCAATAAACATTGTAAGAACttttacaaataatttatttatcacacTTACAACATATCTACCTATTATTTATGACAAATGTTTGCATTAATCGTACAATTtgcattatttattactgataTTCACTCCAGAAGtttaagtaaataaatttttctaattttgacatataaagtgacacttttcaaaattaattgacgtttggaaacgtcacacttttcgtaactggttacgaaaagtaaaatctttcctaactggttaggaaatagtatattgttatataagtGAGGAAAGGGATGCATTGCTAAACGAGAATGAGAATTGGATCACGAGCGATAGCGAGTTGATCTAATCATTCAAGTTTTGCAATGGACCTTTCCTCACGTATgtaacatactattttttccaacgtcaagagTTTTTCGGTTTATCTTGGATAggtattatcaatttattattttatacaaatcaacatagaagtaaaatttaaaatttgaaaatcacgtttccatgctcacagtaaacaataaaatttaatttattgaatGTCAAACCgtgttttttccaaaactaAAGAAGAATTGAAATAGTGATGGAAGTAGATAGTGATGAAGATTTACCAAATACTCCACCAGAAGTAAAAGAGGCAGCGAACTTGGTAACTTTGGAGTTGTTACCTCTCAAATCGCGAGCACGCTATGAAAGGGAATATGATATGTTCATGAGATGgagacaagaaaaaaaaattaaaagcttTTCAGAGTCGGTAGTTTTGGGGTACATGTCGGAACAAGCCAAAGTGCAAAAATCATCGACTTTATGGTCACGATATTCGATGCTGAAAGCAAGCTTGgttgtcaaaaataatgttGACATTagtaaatattgtaagttgGTTGCATTTCTAAAAAGACAATCCGTTGGTTATAAggccaaaaaatcaaaaatattttcaagagAGCAAATATTCAAGTTCTTATCAACGGCCCATGATGAAGAATTCCTCTTAATGAAGGTAAACTAAATAATTgctaatttttacattaattttcattaataatttttttcttaattgtgcAGGTTATTGCAATTATTGGATTGTCGGGTGCTTGCCGCTGCGAcgaattgaaaaatatgacaattGACGACATACAAGACACCCAATCAgtattgataataaatatacCGGACTCTAAAACAGGAAAAAGTCGTGTATTCACAGTAGTTGCAGTGAAAAATGAACTAGCAAATGATTTGAATTTGATTGAGATATACAGAAAATATGTTTCTCTAAGATCACCTCTTACAGAACATCGGCGATTGTTTGTGAACTATCAAAAGGGTAAATGTACCGTTCAACCCGTAGGAATAAACAAATTTGCCAAAGTACCGGCCATTATTGCAAATTACTTGAAAATACCAGATGCTTCTTCTTACACGGGGCACTGTTGGCGGAGAACATCAGCGTCCTTGTTGGTAGATGCTGGAGCTGACTTACTCACATTAAAAAGCCATGGAGGCTGGAAGTCCTCGGCAGTAGCAGAGGGCTATATCgaaaattcaattcaaaataaaatttctatcGCTACAAAAATACTTGGAAATAACTTATCCGAGAAACCAAACAGAATTGCTAATGTGGCGTCAACGTCGAGCTCTGTATCGACACATTATTTAGCAAATAAATCAGACACAGTTGGAGTTTCAATTCATGCagaaaattgtacatttaatttttataataccgATAAAAAAAGTTAACTATGTAATAACTAtgttaataaagaattcttACAATAATTGTATAATTATATCAGAaggttatttaaatgaaattaccTAAATGaggaacaaattattttttattactttccCCATTAGTGAGGGAAGTGATTTACTTTCCTCacatgtgatgcaaacgcctactttcctctttaaattgagtgatggaaatgtcattttcagacttgacgttggaaaaaatttattgtatcaccagttacaaaaaaaaaaaatcaagaaaaattatagtgtttaattaatttttgtaaatatttataacgCAATTCTTACAATTACTTATGTTAACTCCTGATGATGAAAGGGAAGTGGTAGTAGAATTCGCCGATATCTGAGAAACGCAATTTGATGTCTCCCCAAGGATATCGGTGGCAatctttttcttattttctaaTGAATCCTCCACGTAACCTTCTGCTACTGAGTTGGACTTCCAGCCCCCAtgtctttttattttcattatatcAGCTCCAGAGTCCGCCAGCCAAGTGGCCGAAGTTCTTCTGAAGCAGTGGCCAGTAAATAAGACACAATCTGGTAATCCAATATGTTTGGCAATCATCTTTGGTAGATTACCAATAGTGTTAATTCCAACGGGTTGAATGctacatttttcattattatatttaacaaaaaatcgGTTGTGTTTAACATTCGGTGGAcgtaaattaatgtatttcTTGATTATATCCAGAAAATTTACTCCGTCAATATTTCCCTTTGTAATTACAAACTCACGTataacttttgtttttgtattcgGAATATTAACTCGAAAATATGACTGATTGTCCACAATATCTTCGACATGTAGAAAGGTTAACTCAGATTTACGACATGCACCAGCTATTCCAACGATCATTGCAACCTTAAAAGATAGGTAGTAATAATAAGTATGTAAACAGTTAATTGTGCGATTCGAGTTTACCTTTGCCATTAAAAATGTCTTATCATCAGCCTCAATTAAAAACTTGGCGATATTCTGTTTCGACAAGACGTTGGACTCTTTAGCGTGG encodes:
- the LOC138125922 gene encoding uncharacterized protein, with translation MSSDSDDIPSDVEEAAQSAISSVIPNKSKAKYDLAYEKLEKWCEGKNIKHINEKILLAYFEGKKTLKASTLWTLYSMLRSELSLKRNIDIKKYTNLVAFLKRQSDGYHAKESNVLSKQNIAKFLIEADDKTFLMAKVAMIVGIAGACRKSELTFLHVEDIVDNQSYFRVNIPNTKTKVIREFVITKGNIDGVNFLDIIKKYINLRPPNVKHNRFFVKYNNEKCSIQPVGINTIGNLPKMIAKHIGLPDCVLFTGHCFRRTSATWLADSGADIMKIKRHGGWKSNSVAEGYVEDSLENKKKIATDILGETSNCVSQISANSTTTSLSSSGVNISNCKNCVINIYKN